A region of Paraburkholderia sp. BL23I1N1 DNA encodes the following proteins:
- the argJ gene encoding bifunctional glutamate N-acetyltransferase/amino-acid acetyltransferase ArgJ: protein MAVNFPSIDPAQLHPVAGVTLGWAEANIRKPNRKDVLVISVGVGATVGGVFTQNRFCAAPVTVCRENLERVRAGGKPIRALVINTGNANAGTGESGLVAARETCAELARLADIAPEQVLPFSTGVILEPLPVDRLKAGLPAALANRKEANWYDAAQAIMTTDTLPKAASRQVTIDGHTVTLTGISKGAGMIKPNMATMLGFLAFDAAVAQPVLDALVKHVADRSFNCITIDGDTSTNDSFILIASGKSSLPAITSTDSPAYAALRDAVTEAAQTLAQLIVRDGEGATKFMTVQVEGGSSVGECRQIAYAIGHSPLVKTAFYASDPNLGRILAAIGYAGVDDLDVGKIDLYLDAVLVATSGGRNPAYREEDGQRVMKKSEIGIRVVLGRGDAQATIWTCDLSHDYVSINADYRS from the coding sequence ATGGCTGTCAATTTCCCCTCGATCGATCCCGCTCAACTTCACCCTGTCGCCGGCGTCACGCTGGGCTGGGCAGAGGCGAATATCCGCAAACCGAACCGCAAGGACGTGCTGGTCATTTCCGTTGGCGTTGGCGCGACGGTAGGCGGTGTGTTCACGCAGAACCGCTTTTGCGCCGCGCCGGTCACGGTGTGCCGTGAGAATCTGGAGCGCGTGCGTGCGGGCGGCAAGCCGATTCGCGCGCTCGTGATCAACACCGGTAATGCGAACGCGGGCACCGGCGAATCGGGCCTCGTTGCAGCACGCGAGACCTGCGCGGAACTCGCGCGCCTCGCGGACATCGCGCCGGAGCAAGTTCTGCCATTTTCGACGGGCGTGATTCTGGAACCGCTGCCGGTCGATCGTCTGAAGGCAGGTCTGCCGGCCGCGCTGGCGAACCGCAAGGAAGCGAACTGGTATGACGCCGCCCAGGCGATCATGACCACGGACACGCTGCCGAAAGCCGCCTCGCGCCAGGTCACGATCGACGGCCATACGGTTACGCTCACCGGCATCAGCAAGGGCGCCGGCATGATCAAGCCGAACATGGCGACCATGCTCGGTTTCCTCGCGTTCGACGCTGCCGTCGCGCAGCCCGTGCTCGACGCGCTGGTCAAGCACGTGGCGGACCGTTCGTTCAACTGCATCACGATCGACGGCGATACGTCGACCAACGATTCTTTCATCCTGATCGCCTCGGGCAAATCGAGCCTGCCGGCGATCACGTCCACCGATTCGCCCGCTTATGCAGCGTTGCGCGACGCGGTGACCGAAGCCGCCCAGACCCTCGCACAACTGATCGTGCGCGACGGCGAAGGCGCGACCAAATTCATGACCGTGCAAGTCGAAGGCGGCTCGAGCGTCGGCGAATGCCGCCAGATCGCGTACGCGATCGGCCACTCGCCGCTCGTGAAGACGGCCTTCTATGCATCGGACCCGAATCTCGGCCGCATTCTCGCGGCCATCGGCTATGCCGGCGTGGACGATCTCGACGTCGGCAAGATCGATCTGTATCTGGACGCCGTGCTGGTCGCAACTTCCGGCGGCCGCAATCCGGCCTACCGTGAGGAAGACGGCCAGCGCGTCATGAAAAAGAGCGAGATCGGCATTCGTGTCGTACTCGGCCGCGGCGATGCGCAAGCCACGATCTGGACTTGCGACCTGTCTCACGACTACGTGAGCATCAACGCCGACTATCGTTCGTAA
- a CDS encoding peroxiredoxin: MIQTGEKLPDATLFEFVEDARAGCTLGPNSFDVREQTAGKRVVIFGLPGAFTPTCSAKHVPGYVEHAEQLRALGIDEIWCVSVNDAFVMGAWGRDQHASGKVRMMADGSAAFTRALGLEQDLSARGMGIRSQRYAMVVDDGVVKTLNVEAAGKFEVSDARSILATLS; encoded by the coding sequence ATGATTCAAACAGGTGAAAAGCTGCCCGACGCGACGCTCTTCGAGTTCGTCGAAGACGCGCGGGCGGGTTGCACGCTGGGGCCCAACAGCTTCGACGTGCGTGAGCAGACGGCGGGTAAGCGCGTGGTGATCTTCGGATTGCCGGGTGCGTTCACGCCGACCTGTTCGGCCAAACATGTACCGGGTTACGTCGAGCACGCCGAGCAGTTGCGCGCGCTTGGCATCGACGAGATCTGGTGCGTGTCCGTCAACGACGCGTTCGTAATGGGCGCGTGGGGACGCGATCAGCACGCCTCGGGCAAGGTGCGCATGATGGCGGATGGCAGTGCGGCTTTCACGCGGGCGCTCGGTCTTGAGCAGGATTTGTCGGCGCGCGGCATGGGAATCCGTTCCCAGCGCTACGCGATGGTTGTCGACGACGGCGTGGTCAAGACGTTGAACGTCGAGGCTGCCGGCAAATTTGAAGTGAGCGATGCAAGGAGTATCCTCGCGACGTTGAGCTAG
- the ftsZ gene encoding cell division protein FtsZ encodes MEFQMLETETNGTIIKVIGVGGAGGNAVQHMINKGVQGVDFIVMNTDAQALSRSRASAVIQLGNTGLGAGAKPEMGRAAAEEARERIADALRGAHMVFITAGMGGGTGTGAAPVVAQIAKEMGILTVGVVSKPFEFEGGKRMRVAEAGSQQLEDHVDSLIVVLNDKLFEVMGDDAEMDKCFQCADDVLNNAVAGIAEIINVDGLVNVDFEDVKTVMGEQGKAMMGTATVAGVDRARLAAEQAVASPLLEGVDLSGARGVLVNITSSRSLRLSETREVMNTIKSYAAEDATVIFGAVYDDAMGDALRVTVVATGLGRAAKKQQSAPMTLLRTGTDNQPIGAMQHAAYAPSSSHASTADYGALDTPAVWRTSRDTAASHVQALQEKGVDTYDIPAFLRKQAD; translated from the coding sequence ATGGAATTCCAGATGCTGGAAACCGAAACGAACGGCACCATCATCAAGGTGATCGGAGTCGGTGGCGCTGGCGGCAATGCCGTTCAGCACATGATCAATAAAGGCGTGCAAGGCGTCGACTTCATCGTGATGAACACGGACGCGCAGGCTCTGTCGCGTTCGCGCGCCTCGGCGGTGATCCAGCTCGGCAACACGGGTCTGGGCGCCGGCGCCAAGCCGGAAATGGGCCGCGCCGCAGCGGAAGAAGCACGTGAGCGCATCGCCGACGCACTGCGCGGCGCGCACATGGTGTTCATCACCGCCGGTATGGGTGGCGGCACGGGCACGGGTGCAGCACCGGTGGTCGCGCAGATCGCCAAGGAAATGGGTATCTTGACTGTTGGCGTAGTCAGCAAGCCGTTCGAATTCGAAGGCGGCAAGCGCATGCGTGTGGCAGAAGCTGGTTCGCAGCAACTGGAGGATCACGTCGACTCGCTGATCGTCGTTCTGAACGACAAGCTGTTCGAGGTGATGGGCGATGACGCCGAGATGGACAAGTGCTTCCAGTGCGCAGACGACGTTCTGAACAACGCAGTTGCCGGCATCGCGGAAATAATCAATGTCGACGGTCTGGTGAACGTCGACTTTGAAGACGTGAAGACGGTGATGGGCGAGCAGGGCAAGGCAATGATGGGCACGGCGACGGTTGCCGGCGTCGATCGCGCGCGTCTGGCGGCTGAGCAGGCTGTGGCCAGCCCGCTGCTGGAAGGTGTGGATCTGTCGGGCGCGCGTGGCGTGCTGGTCAACATCACGTCGAGCCGTTCGCTGCGTCTGTCGGAAACGCGCGAAGTGATGAACACCATCAAGAGCTATGCGGCAGAAGACGCAACCGTGATCTTCGGCGCGGTGTACGACGATGCAATGGGCGACGCGCTGCGCGTAACGGTCGTGGCCACGGGTCTGGGCCGTGCGGCGAAGAAGCAGCAATCGGCACCGATGACGCTGCTGCGCACCGGCACCGACAATCAGCCGATCGGCGCGATGCAGCACGCTGCTTACGCACCGTCGTCCTCGCATGCAAGCACGGCCGATTACGGCGCGCTGGATACGCCGGCTGTGTGGCGCACCTCGCGCGATACGGCGGCTTCGCACGTGCAGGCGCTGCAGGAAAAGGGCGTCGATACGTACGACATTCCGGCATTCCTGCGCAAGCAGGCGGACTGA
- the secA gene encoding preprotein translocase subunit SecA produces the protein MTTGFLQKIFGSRNQRLVKQYQKTVMAINALEPQIEQLTDDQLRAKTGEFRQRVASGESLDKLLPEAFAVCREASKRTLKMRHFDVQLIGGMVLHYGKIGEMRTGEGKTLVATLPVYLNALSGRGVHVVTVNDYLAQRDAEWMARLYNFLGLSVGINLSQMDHGAKQEAYAADITYGTNNEFGFDYLRDNMVYETEARVQRALNFAVVDEVDSILIDEARTPLIISGQAEDHTELYVRMNALPPLLERQIGEEKADGTGVEKPGDYTLDEKGRQVFLTESGHEKAERLLAEWGLIGEGESLYAPQNITLMHHVYAALRAHTLFFKDQHYVVQNGEVVIVDEFTGRLMSGRRWSDGLHQAVEAKEHVKIQSENQTLASITFQNYFRMYAKLSGMTGTADTEAYEFNEIYGLETVVIPTNRPPKRIDKQDQIYKTAKERYDAVIRDIRDCHERGQPVLVGTTSIENSELLSHLLKQAGLPHEVLNAKQHAREAEIVAEAGRPQRVTIATNMAGRGTDIVLGGNAEKQASFIEQDETLAEDDKQRRIQKLHDEWQALHDQVKAAGGLHIIGTERHESRRIDNQLRGRAGRQGDPGSSRFYLSLEDPLLRIFAGDRVRAIMDRLKMPEGEAIEAGIVSRSIESAQRKVEARNFDVRKQLLEYDDVSNDQRKVIYQQRNELLEANDITETIGAMRHGVIADIVHQFVPAGSIEEQWDVPELEEVLRNEWQLDLAIQEMINESNSISADEILEAVEAAADEAYESKVEQVGRESFSAFERSIMLQTLDRSWREHLAALDHLRQGIHLRGYAQKNPKQEYKREAFELFAAMLDAVKLEVTRVVMNVQIQSPEQLEQAAEQYEEQGSHLENVEFRHAEFAEAAAAAPAAAEAATAAMIGEAMSHGSSHAVASDVGADNVPKVGRNDPCPCGSGKKYKQCHGRIA, from the coding sequence ATGACCACCGGTTTTCTACAGAAGATTTTTGGCAGCCGCAACCAGCGGCTAGTCAAGCAATATCAAAAGACCGTCATGGCGATCAATGCGCTCGAGCCGCAGATCGAGCAATTGACGGACGACCAACTGCGCGCCAAAACGGGTGAATTCCGCCAGCGCGTCGCGAGTGGCGAGTCGCTCGACAAGCTGCTGCCGGAGGCCTTCGCGGTATGTCGCGAGGCCAGCAAGCGGACGCTGAAAATGCGCCACTTCGACGTGCAGCTGATCGGCGGCATGGTCCTGCACTACGGCAAGATCGGCGAAATGCGCACCGGCGAAGGCAAGACGCTCGTCGCTACGCTGCCGGTGTACCTGAATGCGCTGTCCGGCCGCGGCGTGCACGTCGTCACCGTCAACGACTACCTTGCCCAGCGCGACGCCGAATGGATGGCGCGCCTGTACAACTTCCTGGGGCTGTCGGTCGGCATCAACCTGTCGCAGATGGATCACGGCGCGAAGCAGGAAGCGTACGCCGCTGACATCACATACGGCACCAACAACGAATTCGGCTTCGACTACCTGCGCGACAACATGGTCTACGAGACCGAAGCGCGCGTGCAACGAGCCCTGAATTTCGCGGTGGTCGACGAGGTCGACTCGATCCTGATCGACGAAGCCCGCACCCCGCTGATCATCTCCGGCCAGGCCGAAGACCACACCGAACTCTACGTGCGCATGAACGCGCTGCCGCCGCTGCTCGAACGCCAGATCGGCGAAGAGAAGGCGGACGGCACCGGCGTCGAAAAGCCGGGCGACTACACGCTCGACGAGAAAGGCCGCCAGGTCTTCCTGACGGAATCGGGCCACGAGAAGGCCGAGCGTCTGCTCGCCGAATGGGGCCTGATCGGCGAGGGCGAAAGCCTGTACGCACCGCAGAACATCACGCTGATGCACCACGTGTACGCCGCATTGCGCGCGCACACGCTGTTTTTCAAGGATCAGCACTACGTCGTCCAGAATGGCGAAGTCGTGATCGTCGACGAATTTACCGGCCGTCTGATGTCGGGCCGCCGCTGGTCGGATGGCTTGCACCAGGCTGTCGAGGCGAAGGAACACGTCAAGATCCAGAGCGAGAATCAAACGCTCGCGTCGATCACGTTCCAGAACTACTTCCGTATGTACGCGAAGCTGTCCGGCATGACCGGTACGGCCGACACCGAAGCGTACGAATTCAACGAGATCTACGGTCTCGAAACGGTCGTGATCCCGACCAACCGTCCGCCGAAGCGGATCGACAAGCAGGATCAGATCTACAAGACCGCCAAGGAGCGTTATGACGCGGTGATCCGCGACATCCGCGATTGCCACGAGCGCGGTCAGCCGGTCCTGGTCGGCACGACGTCGATCGAAAATTCGGAATTACTGTCGCATCTGCTGAAGCAGGCCGGCTTGCCGCACGAAGTGCTGAACGCCAAGCAGCACGCGCGTGAAGCCGAGATCGTCGCCGAAGCCGGCCGTCCGCAGCGTGTCACGATTGCCACCAACATGGCCGGTCGCGGTACCGACATCGTGCTCGGCGGCAACGCTGAGAAGCAGGCGTCGTTCATCGAGCAGGACGAAACGCTCGCTGAGGACGACAAGCAGCGCCGCATCCAGAAGCTGCACGACGAATGGCAAGCGCTGCACGATCAGGTGAAGGCCGCGGGCGGTCTGCACATCATCGGCACCGAACGTCACGAATCGCGCCGGATCGACAACCAGTTGCGCGGCCGTGCCGGCCGTCAGGGCGACCCGGGTTCGTCGCGCTTCTATCTGTCGCTGGAAGATCCGCTCCTGCGCATTTTCGCGGGCGATCGCGTGCGCGCGATCATGGACCGCCTGAAGATGCCGGAAGGCGAGGCGATCGAGGCGGGCATCGTGTCGCGTTCGATCGAATCGGCGCAGCGCAAGGTTGAAGCGCGCAATTTCGACGTTCGCAAGCAATTGCTTGAATACGACGATGTGTCGAACGATCAGCGCAAGGTGATCTATCAGCAGCGCAATGAATTGCTCGAAGCGAACGACATCACCGAAACCATTGGCGCCATGCGTCATGGCGTGATCGCCGATATCGTTCACCAGTTCGTGCCGGCCGGCAGCATTGAAGAGCAGTGGGACGTGCCCGAGTTGGAGGAAGTGCTGCGCAACGAATGGCAGCTCGACCTCGCGATTCAGGAAATGATCAACGAGTCGAACTCGATCAGCGCGGACGAGATTCTGGAGGCGGTCGAAGCCGCTGCGGACGAAGCGTATGAATCGAAGGTCGAACAGGTCGGCCGCGAATCGTTCAGCGCGTTCGAACGCTCGATCATGCTGCAAACGCTGGACCGCAGCTGGCGCGAACATCTGGCCGCGCTCGACCACTTGCGCCAGGGCATCCATCTGCGCGGTTACGCGCAGAAGAATCCGAAGCAGGAATACAAGCGCGAGGCGTTCGAACTGTTCGCCGCGATGCTCGACGCCGTGAAGCTTGAAGTCACCCGCGTGGTGATGAACGTGCAGATCCAGTCGCCGGAACAGCTGGAACAGGCCGCCGAGCAGTACGAAGAGCAAGGCAGCCACCTCGAAAACGTCGAGTTCCGTCACGCCGAATTCGCCGAAGCGGCAGCAGCAGCGCCTGCCGCCGCGGAAGCGGCTACGGCCGCCATGATCGGCGAGGCGATGAGCCACGGCTCCTCGCACGCCGTCGCGTCGGACGTGGGCGCGGACAACGTGCCGAAGGTCGGCCGTAACGACCCGTGCCCGTGCGGCAGCGGCAAGAAGTACAAGCAGTGTCACGGTAGGATTGCATAA
- a CDS encoding DciA family protein, translated as MSRFPSFSRPPPKQFKARRPQPLAEVLNRTDAYAALRAGVEQIAALEKDLRELLPDYLATSVEPSFIKEGVLALFAGHNALAARLRQIEPRLLSDLQQRGWPVNALRIRVRPQPLKEPPPVKQARMTPAGADALQALSESLAPSPLQEALAKMAARHRRNR; from the coding sequence ATGAGCCGTTTTCCGTCCTTTTCAAGGCCGCCGCCCAAGCAGTTCAAAGCGCGCCGCCCGCAGCCCCTCGCCGAAGTGCTGAATCGCACCGACGCGTACGCGGCCCTGCGCGCGGGCGTCGAGCAGATTGCGGCGCTGGAAAAGGATCTGCGCGAGTTGCTGCCCGATTATCTGGCCACGAGCGTGGAGCCGAGCTTCATTAAAGAAGGCGTGCTGGCCCTGTTTGCCGGCCACAATGCGCTGGCGGCGCGCTTGCGGCAGATTGAGCCACGGTTGCTGTCGGATTTGCAGCAGCGCGGCTGGCCGGTCAATGCGCTGCGGATTCGAGTACGGCCGCAACCCCTCAAGGAGCCACCGCCGGTCAAGCAGGCGCGCATGACGCCGGCCGGTGCGGACGCGCTGCAAGCGCTCTCCGAATCGCTCGCGCCCTCGCCGCTGCAGGAAGCGTTGGCGAAAATGGCCGCGCGGCATCGGCGAAATCGTTGA
- the lpxC gene encoding UDP-3-O-acyl-N-acetylglucosamine deacetylase, whose product MLKQRTIKSIVKTVGIGLHSGRKVELTLRPAAANTGIVFSRVDLPTPVDIPASAMAIGDTRLASVLQKDGARVSTIEHLMSACAGLGIDNLYIDVTAEEIPIMDGSAGSFVFLIQSAGIEEQNAAKKFIKVTKPVEIRDGDKFARLDPYFGFKLKFTIDFRHPAVDKTGQALEVDFANTSYVREIARARTFGFAHEVEMMRELGLARGGSMDNAIVLDEYRILNNDGLRYDDEFVKHKMLDAIGDLYVVGHPLLASYTAYKSGHGLNNALLRELLAHEDSYEVVTFEDTQKAPRGFAYETQTAFA is encoded by the coding sequence ATGCTGAAGCAGCGCACTATCAAATCAATCGTCAAGACAGTCGGCATCGGCCTGCATTCCGGCCGCAAAGTCGAACTGACGCTCCGCCCGGCGGCGGCGAACACCGGCATCGTGTTTTCGCGCGTGGATTTGCCCACGCCGGTGGATATTCCCGCGTCGGCGATGGCGATTGGCGATACGCGCCTGGCTTCCGTATTGCAGAAAGACGGCGCGCGCGTGTCGACCATCGAGCATTTGATGTCCGCATGCGCAGGCCTCGGCATCGATAACCTCTATATCGACGTCACCGCTGAAGAAATTCCGATCATGGACGGCAGTGCGGGTTCGTTCGTGTTTCTGATTCAGTCGGCTGGTATTGAAGAACAGAACGCGGCGAAGAAATTCATCAAGGTCACCAAGCCGGTGGAAATTCGTGACGGCGATAAATTCGCGCGTCTCGATCCGTACTTCGGTTTCAAGCTCAAATTCACCATCGATTTCCGTCACCCGGCTGTGGATAAAACCGGCCAGGCGCTGGAAGTGGATTTCGCCAATACGTCGTATGTGCGGGAAATTGCCCGTGCGCGTACGTTCGGCTTTGCGCATGAAGTGGAAATGATGCGCGAACTCGGTCTGGCACGCGGCGGCAGCATGGATAACGCCATCGTGCTGGACGAATACCGCATTCTGAACAACGACGGGCTGCGTTACGACGACGAATTCGTGAAGCACAAGATGCTCGACGCAATCGGCGATCTGTATGTGGTCGGCCATCCGTTGCTGGCTTCGTACACGGCGTACAAGTCGGGCCACGGCCTGAACAACGCGCTGCTGCGCGAGTTGCTGGCGCATGAGGATTCGTACGAAGTCGTCACGTTCGAAGACACGCAGAAGGCGCCGCGCGGCTTTGCGTACGAAACGCAGACGGCGTTTGCGTAA